The genome window AGTAGTGTTACTTTTTGGCTGGATTCATTTATCTAGTGATTCGGTAGATGATGGAGTGGTGAGAAATAATTCGGAGATTGTTATGGAAGAAATACCCACGGATGAAACTCAACCTATGGAAAATATCATTTCTCCCCCTTCTTCTGATGATGGGGATAATTCGCCCGAGTCTGAGTCGCAGGAGTTTAGTATTACTCCTGATTTACCGCCCCCTCTACCATCCTCAACTTCTCAACTACCCTCTGAAAATATGACTAATTCTTTGTTATCGGTGGCAAGTTTTGGGCATTTTCCCTATGCAGAAACTCCCCCAGAGCGATTGGTAAATATGGGTAAATACTATCACCGTACAGAATATTTGGACCAAGAAGAGGCGATCGCATTTAATGCTATGAAGGAGGGGGCTAAGGTTGAGGGGGTAGATTTAGTATTGATTTCAGGCTTTCGCTCAGTGCCTTCTCAAACGACTCTTTTTAATAATCAGGTGAGTAAAAGAGGTTCAGCGGAAGCAGCGGCAAGACTGAGCGCGCCCCCTGGTTATAGTGAACATAACACAGGATATGCGGTGGACATTGGGGATGGTAAATAACCAAATTTTGATTTTAAACCAGGGTTTGAATCTAGCAACGCTGGAAGGTGGCTTTTGATGAATGCTTCTCGCTATGGTTTTGAGTTGTCCTTTCCTCGTAATAATCGTCAGGGGGTTACTTATGAGCCATGGCACTGGCGTTTTGTGGGTTCACCCCGTGCTAATGAAATTTTTAATGTGGCTCGTCAATTTGCCCAAAATTAGTTTTTTTATTAATACTAATAATCTTTTAATAGTGTTATTTTAAAAGCAAAAAAAGGGTATCCTTATAGTAGTGTGAAAATATTTTTTTTACCCTAATTTAAACATAAAAAAAGTTAAGGGCGCTCACGAAGTGGCAGCCTACGGCTGATCATGAAATGGCACTGTGCGATCGCCTTTATACCCCAAAATTTAAAATATACCCTCAATCGAGCAAATGTCATGGCAGAAATAATTAACGGTCGCTACGAGATAATAGACACCCTTGGCAAAGGAGGCTTTGGAGAAACATTCATCGCCAAAGATACCCAGATGCCCTCAGCCAAATTAGTAGTTATCAAAAAACTAAAACCCCTCGATAGTCAAAATACCAACCTCGAATTGGTTCAAAACCTATTCGCCAAAGAGGCCCAAGTATTAGAACAACTAGGGCAAAATTGTACCCAAATCCCCACCCTTTACGCCTACCTCATCGAAGATGGGGAATTTTACCTCATCCAAGAACATATCGAAGGAGAAAGCCTTGCAGATATAGGTATCATTAACTTTGCTCGGTGTGAAGCCATTCTCTCATCCCTGCTCAATACCCTCAAATATATCCATAGTCAGAATATTATCCACCGTGACATTAAACCCGAAAATATCATCATCCGCAAAAGCGACGGTTTACCAGTATTAATAGACTTTGGTGCAGTAAAAGAAACCATGGGCGCCATGACAAGGAGTAATAGCTCAACGGTAAGCTCTGTAGTGGTGGGTACAAGGGGCTTTATGGCACCCGAACAAAGTGCAGGAAGAACCCTATTTAGTAGTGATTTGTATGCCCTAGGGTTAACTATGATTTATGGACTCACAGGCAAATATCCCATCGAATTTGCTAATAACCCCCTCACAGGAGAACTAGATTGGGATAGCTCATTACCCAATATTCCAGCACCCCTTAAAACCACCTTACAAAAAGCCATCAAAATGGAAGTAGGGCAAAGATACAGCACCGCCCAAGATATGTATTTAGCCCTCCATCAAAGCCAAACCCAAAGTACAACCCAAGATACTGTTTTAGTTGCCCCTGCCAATAATACAGGGGGAATGAATTCTTCTAGTTATAATCCCACCGTGGTGGCATCTCCTTCAGGACAAAATTTTAGTCAAGGCAGTGCGCCCCATCCCGTCAGTGGTGCCAATTATAGTCAAGGTTATTATCAACCCCCCAATCAAGGAAACAATAACAATATTATCGTAATTTTGTTAACCGCTATTCTTGTCGCAATTGGTGTTTCTGGGGGCTTTTTTGCCATGGAACAAATGAGAGCCAATCAAGCCGAGTTAGAGCGTATTGAGCAAGAAAAGGCGGAAGCAGAACAAAAACTAATTGAGGAACAAAAAAGAAGAGAAGAAGAGGAGGCAAAACGATTGGATTCGGAAAGATTGGCCTCAGAAGCTAACGACGCTAGGCTGAGGGCAGAAGAGGATAAGAGAAGGGCTGAACAAGAAGCCAGAAACAGAGTTATCCCAGTAAATAATCAACCTACCTCAATAAATAATCCTGATGTCAACACTGTAGATATTTCCGACGCTACTGTTTATATTCATTATCAGTCAAACGAATCAGGCGCTCGTTCTTTACAAGATCATTTGTTTTCGAGGGGAGTAAACATTGCGGATGAGATAGATCAAATAAATGGTATAAGAAAAAATGACATACGTTATTCAAATTCTTCAGCTCTACCTTTAGCAAGGGCAGTAAAAAATGAAATAGAATCATTTTATAGAAGTAGAGGTATTAATAAAAATCTCGAAATGATTGATTTATCAGCAAGAGGTTTTCAAACTCCTACGAATCAAATGGAAATATGGATTAATGAGTAGGCTACCGTAAAATGATTGAATCAACTAAATAAAGGCATAATGAATAGTCTTTTAATTAACCGTTATGAAGTAATTGACACCCTCGGCAAAGGAGGATTTGGAGAAACATTTCTCGCCAAAGATACCCAGATGCCCTCGAAGAAATTTGTTGTTATCAAAAAATTGAAACCGCTACATGATCAAACTGATAACCTCGATTTTTTACAAAAATTATTTCAAAAAGAAGCCCAAGTATTAGAACAGTTAGGGCAAAATTGCACCCAAATCCCCACCCTCTACGCCTCTTTTACAGAAGATGGTCAGTTTTACCTAATTCAAGAACATATCGAAGGAGAAAGCCTTGCAGATATAGGCATCATTAATTTTGCTCGGTGTGAAGCCATTCTCTCATCCCTGCTCAATACCCTCAAATATATCCATAGTCAAAATATTATCCACCGTGACATTAAACCCGAAAATATCATCATCCGTAAAAGCGACGGTTTACCAGTATTAATCGACTTTGGTGCAGTAAAAGAAACCATGGGTGCCATGACAAGAAGTAATGGCTCAACGGTAAGCTCTATGGTTATTGGTACGAGAGGCTTTATGGCACCCGAACAAAGTGCAGGAAGAAGCCTATTTAGTAGTGATTTGTATGCCCTAGGGTTAACTAGGAGTATTTCGTATTCGTCAGAATGCAATACAAGCAGAACAAACTTTGATTAATGTTGGTTTTAATCCAATTCTGATACCTCAAAATTAAAAGTAACAGAGTTGCTTATTATATATATTGTTTGCGTTTACTTTTATTATTCATCTAATACGCACCATTACTTTTAGTAAAAAACATGACGACAATAGTTTTAAGAATAATCCAAACATCAAAGAAAAAACTATTATTAATGACATAATAAACATCCATTAATACTCTACGGTGGTAGGGAATATCATTTCTGCCTGATACCTGCCATAATCCAGTGATACCTGGTTTGATGGTCAACACCTTATCAATTTTGTTGCCATACATATAAAGCTCATCAGGAACAAGGGGGCGAGGCCCTACGATACTCATGTCACCCTTTAAAACATTCCAAAATTGGGGAAACTCATCTAAGCTACTAGCCCTTAAAAATTTACCAATCCAAGTAATACGAGGATCTTTTTTTAGTTTAAAGTTATGTTCAAATTCTGCTCTTTTTTCGGGACATTCTGCTAAAATCTGATCTAAAATTCGGTCAGCATTTTTGACCATTGTTCTAAATTTTATACATTTAAAAGTTTTAAAGTTTTTTCCTACCCTTTCTTGATAATAAAAAATAGGTCCAGGAGAGCTAATTAAAATCAGTAAGGCGATGGTAAAGTACAAGGGAAAACAAACGATTAACACCGTAGCGGAAAAAATAATATCAAATGTTCTTTTATAACGATAGCTGTCCGAAATGTTTTGTCTTGCGATCGCACTGGGATTTGCTACGCGAGACGAACGTTTGCGAGACACAAATTGGGTATTGATGGTCATTGTTACTCCTCTAGTCACACCTGATTAGTTATCATCGAGAATAAAATGCTTTATATCCCGATAATTGAGGGAAAATAGTTAATTTATTAAGTTGATTTTATTATTACTCAAAATTGTTATCAATGAATGGTTTATTTTGAACTAAATCGATTTAAACATTGATCCACAAATCCTTGGTAAGAGTCTTGGAATATTTTGAGACTAAATTTTTGAGCATTGATAAGACAATTTTCCGCCCTGAAGTGAGGGGCTAAATTTTCAAAGGTGTTGACGGCTTTTATTAATGAATCTATGGTTTGAGACGGAAAAAATACCCCTGTACCTGTGTCGGGGTTCGTTTCCATGTCGATGACGGTTTCTAATGCACCTCCTCCTTTATAGGCTATTACGGGAGTGCCACAGGCCTGAGCTTCGACGATCGCAATGCCAAAATCTTCACAAGCACCGTATATAAAAGCTTTAGCGGATGATAAATATTTTTTGAGAGTTATATCATCCACCGACCCTAAAAGGGTAATATTGGGCTTGGCAATGGCTTCTATGGACTTAAATTCTGGTCCATCCCCAATAACTACGAGGGGTTTTCCCAATTTGTTAAAGGCTTCCACAATGAGAGAGACTTTTTTATAATTGACTAAACGAGATACTATTACATAAAAATCGGATTTTTGAGCTTCAAAGGGAAATTCATCTACTTGGACGGGGGGATAAATCACTTTGGCTTCCCGACGATAACAACGCCATATCCTTCGGGCTGTGTGGTGAGAGTTGGCGATAAAATAATCGACTCGGTTAGCAGAAATTACATCCCATTGCCTGAGTTGGTGCAAGATATAACGGGCAAAAAATCCTTTTAGGGCTGAAGTGCGATCGAGATAATCAAAAGTTAAATCCCACGCATAACGCATGGGAGTATGGCAGTAACATATATGTAGTTGATCTGGTCTGGTGATAATGCCTTTTGCCACGGCATGGGAAGAGGACAACACCAAGTCATATTCCGTCAGATTAAGTTGCTCGATGGCGATGGGTAATAAGGGTAAATACTTTTGTACTCCATTTTTGCTGAGGGGAAAATGTTGGAGAAAAGAAGTACCTATTTTTCGTCCATAAAGGTAACTTTGGGGGTTGGAAGACTCGAAATCGATCAAAGCGTATAGTTGAGCGTCTATTAGCTCTAAAATCTCTTTGACCACTAGCTCAGAGCCTCCCGTTGCCTTGGGGGTTAACCATTCATGGACTAACGCTGTTTTCATGAAAACTTAAAATTCATCATTATCGGAATTGTAGCTTTCATTATCCCGTTTTGAGCCTAATAAATCAAGGCGATCTACTCTTACCACAGGTTTTGAACGATTTACTCCTGTGTTGCGATCGCTCCAGGTATCAATTTTGAGGGATCCTTGAATACCTATCAAACTACCTTTTTTCGTATAATTAGCGGCGATTTCAGCGGTTTTTCCCCAAATTTCCAACTCAAACCAATCAGGCCCTTCATCTCTTTTACCACGACGATTTACCGCTAGGGTAAGACGACATTTGACACTCCCAGAATCAAAGTAACGAATTTCTGGATCTGCGCCGGTACGACCTACTAAATTAACCATGTTTAGACTCATGTTTTTGCCTATGCTCCGATACTGTACTAATATCTTACTATAATTTTGGGAGTTGGTGATATTAGATATGATTTCTAGTTGATTAGGGAACAGGCAACAGGCAATGGGCAATGGTGATAATATTTTGAGATTTAAATTTCTAATATCATTTAATTCTATTTCGTACAATAATTGAGCAACGCCCAATTTTTCTTTGTTAATTATAATTTTCATCGGGGGGCAAATCATCCCCATGGGCGGCCTCGAAGGCAAGGCGATCGCACCTTTCATTTTCTCTATTTCCTGCATGACCTTTCACCCAAATAAATTCTATGTCATGCTGCCGACACAGAGCCAACAAATCTGCCCACAAATCAGGGTTTTTCGCCTTTTCTTTGGCATTACGTTTCCAGCCATTTTTCTCCCACTTTTGCGCCCATCCTTTTGTGATGGCATTTACCACATATTGGGAGTCTGTATATAGTTTTACCTGACACCTTTTTTTTAATGTGCGCAAACCTGCGATCGCTGCAAACATTTCCATACGGTTATTAGTGGTTAAACTAAATCCCCCTGACAACTCCTTGCGATGGTCGCCATACAACAATACTACCCCGTAACCCCCCGCCCCCGGGTTGTGCAGACAAGAGCCATCAGTATAAATTTCTACCTGTTGTAATTCCTGTTTACTCATGGCTATTCCCTTTAAATATTCTATTCATCTGACTATTAATAAAATCCGTGATTGCTTTTTCATAATTAGAGGCGATCGCCAATAAAATCCCCCCAAAAATA of Cyanobacterium sp. HL-69 contains these proteins:
- a CDS encoding serine/threonine protein kinase, bacterial — its product is MKWHCAIAFIPQNLKYTLNRANVMAEIINGRYEIIDTLGKGGFGETFIAKDTQMPSAKLVVIKKLKPLDSQNTNLELVQNLFAKEAQVLEQLGQNCTQIPTLYAYLIEDGEFYLIQEHIEGESLADIGIINFARCEAILSSLLNTLKYIHSQNIIHRDIKPENIIIRKSDGLPVLIDFGAVKETMGAMTRSNSSTVSSVVVGTRGFMAPEQSAGRTLFSSDLYALGLTMIYGLTGKYPIEFANNPLTGELDWDSSLPNIPAPLKTTLQKAIKMEVGQRYSTAQDMYLALHQSQTQSTTQDTVLVAPANNTGGMNSSSYNPTVVASPSGQNFSQGSAPHPVSGANYSQGYYQPPNQGNNNNIIVILLTAILVAIGVSGGFFAMEQMRANQAELERIEQEKAEAEQKLIEEQKRREEEEAKRLDSERLASEANDARLRAEEDKRRAEQEARNRVIPVNNQPTSINNPDVNTVDISDATVYIHYQSNESGARSLQDHLFSRGVNIADEIDQINGIRKNDIRYSNSSALPLARAVKNEIESFYRSRGINKNLEMIDLSARGFQTPTNQMEIWINE
- a CDS encoding Undecaprenyl-phosphate galactosephosphotransferase, which produces MTINTQFVSRKRSSRVANPSAIARQNISDSYRYKRTFDIIFSATVLIVCFPLYFTIALLILISSPGPIFYYQERVGKNFKTFKCIKFRTMVKNADRILDQILAECPEKRAEFEHNFKLKKDPRITWIGKFLRASSLDEFPQFWNVLKGDMSIVGPRPLVPDELYMYGNKIDKVLTIKPGITGLWQVSGRNDIPYHRRVLMDVYYVINNSFFFDVWIILKTIVVMFFTKSNGAY
- the ssb gene encoding single-strand DNA-binding protein Ssb; protein product: MSLNMVNLVGRTGADPEIRYFDSGSVKCRLTLAVNRRGKRDEGPDWFELEIWGKTAEIAANYTKKGSLIGIQGSLKIDTWSDRNTGVNRSKPVVRVDRLDLLGSKRDNESYNSDNDEF
- a CDS encoding serine/threonine protein kinase, bacterial encodes the protein MNSLLINRYEVIDTLGKGGFGETFLAKDTQMPSKKFVVIKKLKPLHDQTDNLDFLQKLFQKEAQVLEQLGQNCTQIPTLYASFTEDGQFYLIQEHIEGESLADIGIINFARCEAILSSLLNTLKYIHSQNIIHRDIKPENIIIRKSDGLPVLIDFGAVKETMGAMTRSNGSTVSSMVIGTRGFMAPEQSAGRSLFSSDLYALGLTRSISYSSECNTSRTNFD
- the rnhA gene encoding ribonuclease HI — its product is MSKQELQQVEIYTDGSCLHNPGAGGYGVVLLYGDHRKELSGGFSLTTNNRMEMFAAIAGLRTLKKRCQVKLYTDSQYVVNAITKGWAQKWEKNGWKRNAKEKAKNPDLWADLLALCRQHDIEFIWVKGHAGNRENERCDRLAFEAAHGDDLPPDENYN
- the vanY-2 gene encoding D-alanyl-D-alanine carboxypeptidase, yielding MMKFFRSLFSNVQFINFFIASLVVVLLFGWIHLSSDSVDDGVVRNNSEIVMEEIPTDETQPMENIISPPSSDDGDNSPESESQEFSITPDLPPPLPSSTSQLPSENMTNSLLSVASFGHFPYAETPPERLVNMGKYYHRTEYLDQEEAIAFNAMKEGAKVEGVDLVLISGFRSVPSQTTLFNNQVSKRGSAEAAARLSAPPGYSEHNTGYAVDIGDGK
- a CDS encoding Glycosyltransferase; its protein translation is MKTALVHEWLTPKATGGSELVVKEILELIDAQLYALIDFESSNPQSYLYGRKIGTSFLQHFPLSKNGVQKYLPLLPIAIEQLNLTEYDLVLSSSHAVAKGIITRPDQLHICYCHTPMRYAWDLTFDYLDRTSALKGFFARYILHQLRQWDVISANRVDYFIANSHHTARRIWRCYRREAKVIYPPVQVDEFPFEAQKSDFYVIVSRLVNYKKVSLIVEAFNKLGKPLVVIGDGPEFKSIEAIAKPNITLLGSVDDITLKKYLSSAKAFIYGACEDFGIAIVEAQACGTPVIAYKGGGALETVIDMETNPDTGTGVFFPSQTIDSLIKAVNTFENLAPHFRAENCLINAQKFSLKIFQDSYQGFVDQCLNRFSSK
- a CDS encoding D-alanyl-D-alanine carboxypeptidase; protein product: MNASRYGFELSFPRNNRQGVTYEPWHWRFVGSPRANEIFNVARQFAQN